One window of Papaver somniferum cultivar HN1 chromosome 9, ASM357369v1, whole genome shotgun sequence genomic DNA carries:
- the LOC113309031 gene encoding uncharacterized protein LOC113309031: protein MEVNSGSSSSSSIISVSRNRNSPSSDRFIGMFSRSHPENGGGGDSILSGCVDDGDELDEDDVFWTGDFSQSNDLSSQSSPKSSSYNKNTTNNQTIGFKNFGILAALPEDGKKESPLIDRVHRKTTTIPSPLSSSSRMIPTIPKAQNPRDRDYYHLSLPNGKIQHYQSAPVNVPVLSKAAKERRKTRVLFDDDVVGNDDYDDDEEMLPPHEIVARGSGKSPRTTFSVLEGVGRTLKGRDLRQVRNAVWRQTGFID, encoded by the coding sequence ATGGAAGTTAACagtggttcttcatcttcttcatcaataaTATCTGTTTCTCGTAACAGAAATTCTCCATCATCAGATCGTTTCATCGGCATGTTCTCAAGATCTCATCCAGAAAACGGAGGAGGAGGAGATAGTATTCTTTCTGGTTGtgttgatgatggtgatgaactagatgaagatgatgttttcTGGACTGGTGATTTCTCTCAATCTAACGATCTTTCTTCTCAATCAAGCCCTAAATCATCATCATACAACAAGAATACTACTAATAATCAAACAATTGGATTCAAGAATTTCGGTATTCTTGCTGCATTACCAGAAGATGGTAAAAAAGAATCCCCGTTAATTGATCGAGTACATCGGAAAACTACTACGATTCCGTCTCCGTTATCTTCGTCGTCGAGGATGATACCTACGATTCCTAAAGCGCAAAACCCTAGAGATAGGGATTATTATCATCTTTCATTACCTAATGGTAAAATCCAGCATTATCAATCAGCTCCTGTTAATGTACCTGTACTTTCCAAAGCGGCGAAAGAAAGaaggaaaactagggttttatttgatgatgatgttgttggtaatgatgattatgatgacgATGAAGAAATGTTACCACCTCATGAAATTGTTGCTAGAGGTTCTGGTAAATCACCAAGAACAACTTTCTCTGTTCTTGAAGGTGTTGGTAGGACATTGAAAGGAAGAGATTTACGTCAGGTTCGTAATGCTGTTTGGCGCCAAACCGGATTTATTGATTGA